One window from the genome of Candidatus Synechococcus calcipolaris G9 encodes:
- a CDS encoding protein adenylyltransferase SelO, producing the protein MTHPNPFLALDYEPAVQSLGEAYADEVVAAEFPQHLLRFRNDDLLPQIGLNPSDVADGDFIQAFGKFEQRMPLLALRYHGYQFGEYNPRLGDGRGFLYGQVWGTDGELYDFGTKGSGTTPYSRGGDGRLTLKGGVREVLAAEMLHRMGVRTSRCLSLIETGEELWRGDEPSPTRSSVMIRFSRSHIRFGTFERLNAIGRPDLIGPLLDHVIHYYYGDLVAIADKKERYLQFYDRLVQRTVDLVAQWTAAGFCHAVLNTDNMSITGESFDYGPYAFIPTYDAGFTAAYFDYYGRYSYGNQPGICEWNLEMLQRPLAEVMPLEGMQAILKNFGDRFHRSYAQRMLEKLGFPHLAPEQGINLVRLTVDFLLQTQVSYPGFFGELRRQFSPLWLTDVGHIFRDTAFFTPEQQTALLPWKQAYYQCLQSLSNNSDNGDRTVTHTLKTYNPFVVILRPEIEAVWEEITHNDNWHPFQNLLDKIKA; encoded by the coding sequence ATGACCCACCCCAATCCCTTTCTTGCCCTAGACTACGAACCCGCCGTTCAATCTCTGGGGGAAGCCTATGCCGATGAGGTGGTGGCCGCCGAATTTCCCCAGCACCTTCTCCGCTTTCGCAATGATGACCTCCTGCCCCAGATTGGCCTCAACCCCTCGGATGTGGCAGATGGGGATTTTATTCAGGCCTTTGGTAAATTTGAACAGCGGATGCCCCTATTGGCCCTGCGCTACCACGGTTATCAGTTTGGCGAATACAATCCTCGCCTGGGGGATGGCCGCGGCTTTCTCTATGGTCAGGTGTGGGGAACCGATGGGGAACTGTACGACTTTGGCACGAAGGGATCGGGGACAACCCCCTACTCCCGGGGTGGGGATGGGCGATTGACCTTAAAGGGGGGCGTGCGGGAAGTATTGGCCGCAGAAATGTTACATCGCATGGGGGTGCGAACCTCGCGGTGCTTAAGTTTGATTGAAACGGGGGAAGAGTTATGGCGCGGGGATGAACCGTCACCCACTCGATCCTCGGTGATGATTCGCTTTAGCCGCTCCCATATTCGCTTTGGTACCTTTGAGCGATTAAATGCCATTGGTCGCCCCGATTTGATCGGGCCCTTACTGGATCATGTGATTCATTATTACTATGGTGATTTGGTGGCGATTGCTGATAAAAAAGAACGCTATTTACAGTTTTACGATCGCCTTGTTCAACGCACCGTAGACTTAGTCGCCCAATGGACCGCCGCTGGCTTTTGCCATGCCGTTTTGAATACCGATAATATGTCGATTACTGGGGAAAGTTTTGATTACGGCCCCTATGCCTTTATTCCCACCTATGATGCTGGTTTTACCGCTGCCTATTTTGATTACTACGGCCGCTATAGTTACGGCAACCAACCGGGGATTTGTGAGTGGAATTTAGAAATGTTGCAGCGACCCCTAGCGGAAGTCATGCCCCTAGAGGGGATGCAGGCCATTTTGAAAAATTTTGGCGATCGCTTTCACCGATCCTACGCCCAACGGATGCTAGAGAAATTGGGTTTTCCCCATCTCGCCCCAGAACAGGGCATTAATCTCGTGCGCCTAACGGTGGATTTTCTATTACAAACCCAGGTGAGTTATCCTGGCTTTTTTGGGGAACTCCGCCGCCAGTTTTCGCCCCTCTGGTTAACGGACGTGGGCCATATTTTTAGGGATACCGCCTTCTTCACGCCAGAGCAACAAACCGCCCTTCTGCCCTGGAAACAGGCCTATTATCAATGCCTACAATCCCTAAGCAATAATTCCGATAACGGCGATCGCACCGTTACCCATACCCTGAAAACCTATAACCCCTTTGTTGTGATCCTCCGCCCAGAAATTGAGGCGGTCTGGGAGGAGATTACCCATAATGATAACTGGCACCCTTTCCAGAACTTGCTCGATAAAATTAAAGCCTAG
- a CDS encoding globin family protein, which produces MTLNIEVLQTSFQLVQDSNQDFPAAFYGHLFADYPEVRPLFANTAMDQQGDHLLKSLKFVVANLRDSEQLTNALRGLGTRHVSYGVLPKHYPMVGSSLLKTLANLAGEAWTPEVKQAWVDAYAVITTVMLEGADYSIESVQLSDIDP; this is translated from the coding sequence TTGACTCTAAATATTGAAGTGCTACAGACGAGTTTTCAGCTTGTTCAAGATTCCAATCAGGATTTTCCAGCTGCCTTCTATGGCCATCTTTTTGCCGACTACCCCGAAGTTCGGCCCTTGTTTGCCAACACCGCTATGGATCAACAGGGGGATCACCTCTTGAAATCTCTAAAATTTGTGGTAGCCAATCTCCGCGATAGTGAGCAATTAACTAATGCGCTGCGCGGATTGGGCACTCGCCATGTCAGCTATGGTGTGCTACCCAAGCATTACCCCATGGTGGGTAGTTCTCTGCTCAAAACCCTGGCCAACCTAGCCGGTGAAGCGTGGACTCCAGAGGTAAAGCAAGCCTGGGTTGATGCCTACGCGGTCATTACCACCGTAATGCTAGAGGGGGCAGATTACTCCATAGAGAGCGTACAACTGTCAGACATAGACCCATAG
- a CDS encoding response regulator transcription factor, with protein MALTLLIADDEPGIRLSVSGYLESMGYFCLTAADGSEALEMIRRYQPHLLVTDIAMPQMNGFELVRQVRQQPALRLLPVIYLTARTQVEERIQAYQMGADSYLSKPFHLEELAAVVRNLLERSQLIQSQQSQWHQRPQEHPSTVSTDYPALELTERERQVLNLLAEGLSNAQIGDRLHLSARTIEKYVSNLLQKAQAHNRAELVRLAIEQHLLSPSSESN; from the coding sequence ATGGCCTTGACATTACTCATTGCGGATGATGAGCCGGGCATTCGTTTATCTGTCAGTGGCTACCTAGAATCCATGGGCTATTTTTGCCTGACGGCTGCGGATGGTTCGGAGGCCCTAGAGATGATTCGTCGCTATCAGCCCCATTTACTGGTGACGGATATTGCCATGCCCCAGATGAATGGCTTTGAGCTCGTCCGTCAAGTGCGACAGCAACCGGCCCTGCGCCTGTTACCCGTGATTTATTTAACGGCCCGCACCCAAGTGGAAGAACGGATTCAGGCCTATCAAATGGGGGCCGATAGTTATTTATCCAAGCCCTTTCATTTGGAAGAGTTGGCGGCGGTCGTCCGTAATTTATTGGAGCGTTCCCAACTCATTCAGTCCCAACAGTCCCAATGGCATCAACGTCCCCAGGAGCATCCTAGTACGGTGTCTACGGATTATCCAGCCCTGGAATTAACAGAACGGGAACGGCAGGTTCTCAATCTTTTGGCAGAGGGCCTCTCCAATGCCCAAATTGGCGATCGCCTCCATCTGAGTGCCCGTACCATTGAAAAATATGTGAGCAATTTACTCCAAAAAGCCCAGGCCCATAATCGAGCCGAGTTAGTCCGCCTGGCGATCGAGCAACACCTCCTATCCCCCAGTTCCGAATCTAATTGA
- a CDS encoding M20 metallopeptidase family protein, with protein MPFNLPELTCRLRPAVQALQADLVQWRRHLHQRPELGFREHLTAEFVSQKLTQWGISHRSGVAQTGIVAIIPGDRPGPVLGIRADMDALPVTEENQVPYRSQHEGVMHACGHDGHTAIALGTAKYLSEHRNFAGTIKIIFQPAEEGPGGAKPMIEAGVLDAPKVDGIIGLHLWNFLPLGTVGVRSGPMMAAAEFFECQIIGKGGHGALPQHTIDTVLVTAQVITALHTIVSRNVDPLETAVISIGSVHAGTAKNVIADTANLCGTVRYFNPDLGEWLPTRIEQVIAGVCQSHGARYKFNYTRLYPATVNDVKMANLVQSVAETVMELPAGVTPHCQTMAAEDMSFFLQAVPGCYFFLGSANSNLGMDFPHHHPRFDFDETALGIGVELFIRCVERFCGLGEA; from the coding sequence ATGCCCTTTAATTTACCTGAGCTAACCTGTCGGCTCCGACCTGCCGTTCAAGCCCTACAAGCAGATCTGGTGCAATGGCGGCGGCATCTCCACCAACGCCCCGAATTAGGTTTTCGGGAACATCTCACTGCGGAATTTGTGAGTCAAAAGTTGACCCAGTGGGGCATTTCCCATCGTTCTGGCGTGGCGCAAACCGGAATTGTGGCCATTATTCCCGGCGATCGCCCAGGGCCGGTTCTAGGGATTCGCGCCGATATGGATGCCCTACCCGTCACCGAGGAAAATCAAGTCCCCTACCGCTCCCAACACGAGGGGGTGATGCACGCCTGTGGCCATGATGGTCATACGGCGATCGCCCTAGGCACTGCCAAATATTTATCGGAACATCGCAATTTTGCCGGAACCATTAAAATTATTTTCCAACCCGCCGAGGAAGGGCCTGGAGGAGCCAAACCGATGATTGAGGCGGGGGTTCTGGATGCCCCCAAGGTAGATGGCATCATTGGCCTACACCTATGGAACTTTTTGCCCTTGGGAACGGTGGGGGTTCGCAGTGGCCCGATGATGGCTGCCGCCGAGTTCTTTGAATGTCAAATTATTGGCAAAGGGGGCCATGGTGCCCTACCCCAGCACACCATTGATACGGTCTTAGTCACTGCCCAGGTGATCACGGCCCTGCACACCATTGTTTCCCGTAATGTTGACCCCCTAGAAACCGCCGTTATTTCCATTGGTTCGGTTCATGCGGGTACGGCCAAAAACGTGATTGCGGATACGGCCAATCTCTGTGGAACGGTACGATACTTCAATCCAGACTTGGGGGAATGGCTACCCACCCGGATTGAACAGGTCATTGCCGGGGTCTGCCAAAGCCATGGGGCACGGTACAAATTCAACTATACGCGCCTGTATCCTGCAACGGTGAATGATGTCAAAATGGCCAATTTAGTGCAATCCGTTGCGGAAACAGTGATGGAACTACCCGCCGGAGTCACTCCCCACTGCCAAACCATGGCGGCGGAGGATATGTCCTTTTTCTTACAGGCTGTACCGGGATGTTATTTTTTTCTGGGATCCGCCAATAGTAATCTGGGCATGGACTTTCCCCACCATCATCCCCGCTTTGACTTCGACGAAACGGCCCTAGGGATTGGCGTTGAATTATTTATCCGTTGTGTAGAGCGATTTTGTGGTTTAGGAGAGGCGTAA
- the aspS gene encoding aspartate--tRNA ligase, giving the protein MRTHYCGEVSLADLGQTVSLCGWVDRRRDHGGVIFIDLRDRRGIVQIVSDPQRTPASYDQAERLRSEYVVKITGKVSQRPQDSLNPKLATGEIEIYAEQIEVLNGVHQQLPFPISTAEPETVREELRLRFRYLDLRRERMAHNLRLRHQVVRSLRRFLEDQADFMEVETPILTRSTPEGARDYLVPSRVNPGEWFALPQSPQLFKQLLMVAGCDRYYQIARCFRDEDLRADRQPEFTQLDMEMSFMDQEEILGLNEALMAQVFQDVKGITLPRPFPRLTYAQALDRYGTDKPDTRFGLELVDVSDLLKDCGFKVFTGAIASGGTVKILPIPDGNDRISNVRIKPGGDLFQEATTAGAKGLAYIRVREKGEIDTIGAIKDNLSPEQKATLLERTGAKPGHLLLFGAGETATVNKTLDRLRQVIGKEFNLIDSDKLNLVWIVDFPMFEWNSNEKRLEALHHPFTAPHPNDLGDLKTARAQAYDLVYNGYEVGGGSLRIHQPDIQRQVFETIGLESDQAQDKFGFLLEAFEYGTPPHGGIAYGLDRLVMLLAGEESIRDTIAFPKTQQARCLLTGAPASVDAQQLKELHIAPAGKSMKSKDTAKAKAINNS; this is encoded by the coding sequence ATGCGGACGCATTACTGCGGCGAAGTCAGTTTAGCCGATCTGGGTCAGACCGTTAGCCTCTGTGGTTGGGTCGATCGCCGACGGGATCACGGTGGGGTCATTTTCATTGATCTGCGCGATCGCCGAGGCATTGTTCAAATTGTCAGTGATCCGCAGCGTACTCCCGCGTCCTATGACCAGGCGGAGCGGCTCAGAAGTGAGTATGTGGTGAAAATTACCGGCAAGGTGAGTCAACGCCCCCAGGACTCCCTCAATCCCAAGTTGGCCACGGGGGAAATTGAGATTTATGCCGAGCAGATCGAGGTGTTGAATGGGGTGCATCAGCAGTTGCCCTTTCCCATTTCCACGGCAGAACCAGAGACAGTGCGGGAAGAACTACGGCTGCGGTTTCGCTACTTAGATCTGCGCCGGGAGCGGATGGCCCATAACCTCCGCCTCCGCCATCAGGTGGTGCGATCGCTGCGGCGATTTCTGGAGGATCAGGCTGACTTCATGGAGGTGGAAACCCCAATCCTGACCCGCTCAACCCCAGAGGGAGCCAGGGATTATTTAGTGCCGAGTCGGGTCAATCCAGGGGAATGGTTTGCCTTGCCCCAATCCCCCCAACTGTTTAAGCAACTGCTCATGGTGGCGGGGTGCGATCGCTACTATCAAATTGCCCGTTGTTTTCGCGATGAAGACCTGCGGGCCGATCGCCAACCGGAATTTACCCAACTGGATATGGAAATGAGCTTTATGGATCAGGAGGAGATCCTCGGCTTAAATGAGGCCCTCATGGCCCAAGTCTTTCAAGATGTGAAGGGGATTACGTTGCCCCGACCCTTCCCCCGCCTCACCTACGCCCAGGCTCTGGATCGCTATGGTACGGATAAACCGGATACCCGCTTTGGTTTGGAATTAGTGGATGTATCGGATCTGCTGAAGGATTGCGGTTTTAAGGTCTTTACCGGAGCGATCGCCAGTGGTGGCACGGTGAAAATTTTGCCCATCCCGGACGGCAATGATCGCATTTCCAATGTGCGGATTAAGCCCGGCGGAGACCTCTTCCAGGAAGCAACCACCGCTGGAGCAAAGGGGTTAGCCTACATCCGAGTCCGGGAAAAGGGCGAAATCGATACCATTGGAGCCATTAAAGATAACCTTAGCCCAGAGCAAAAAGCAACTCTTCTGGAGCGAACTGGCGCGAAACCCGGCCATCTCCTCCTCTTTGGGGCCGGGGAAACAGCAACGGTCAATAAAACCCTGGATCGCCTCCGCCAGGTGATTGGTAAAGAATTTAATTTAATTGATTCGGACAAACTCAATCTAGTCTGGATTGTGGATTTTCCTATGTTTGAGTGGAATAGCAATGAAAAACGCCTAGAAGCTCTGCACCACCCCTTTACGGCCCCCCATCCCAATGACCTAGGGGATCTAAAAACGGCGCGGGCCCAAGCCTACGACCTAGTGTATAACGGCTATGAAGTGGGGGGAGGCAGCCTGCGGATCCATCAGCCGGATATTCAGCGGCAGGTCTTTGAAACCATTGGCCTTGAATCCGATCAGGCCCAAGATAAATTTGGTTTTTTACTGGAGGCCTTTGAGTACGGCACCCCGCCCCATGGGGGCATTGCCTACGGCCTAGATCGCCTGGTTATGCTCCTGGCCGGAGAAGAGTCGATTCGGGATACCATTGCCTTCCCGAAAACCCAGCAGGCCCGCTGTCTATTGACTGGTGCCCCTGCCTCCGTGGATGCCCAGCAATTAAAGGAACTCCATATTGCCCCCGCCGGTAAATCCATGAAATCCAAGGATACAGCGAAAGCCAAGGCTATCAACAATTCCTAG
- a CDS encoding V4R domain-containing protein — protein sequence MTVATSRPAVKTPGGDRHALEHILRQKYPQRHHHYSLWDFFNFDSDKGTYTDWNKARSVFVTEDFIIGLIEGLEEEVGPASGVVMYKIGEEWGRRDAEFFQKWFPQEYGYEQGIRQMRLPYVLEAWWWPCTSQGWGNWEVDLSEQKHGFMFINIFDSVVARTLGDVGRPVCHLYAGLFAGFFTGLVQKNLSCIEIQCYAMGETYCKFLLGKQDRIDAASFWQNEGATARDIEKRLRSGDFINEKRK from the coding sequence ATGACCGTCGCAACATCTCGTCCCGCTGTTAAAACCCCCGGTGGCGATCGCCACGCCCTTGAGCATATCCTGCGCCAAAAGTATCCCCAACGGCATCACCACTACTCCCTATGGGATTTCTTCAACTTTGACAGTGACAAAGGAACCTACACCGACTGGAACAAGGCCCGGAGCGTGTTTGTCACCGAAGACTTTATTATTGGCTTAATTGAAGGTCTAGAAGAAGAAGTGGGCCCCGCCTCCGGTGTGGTCATGTACAAAATTGGCGAAGAATGGGGTCGTCGGGATGCGGAGTTTTTCCAAAAATGGTTTCCCCAGGAATACGGCTATGAGCAGGGCATTCGCCAAATGCGCTTACCCTACGTTCTCGAAGCCTGGTGGTGGCCCTGTACCTCCCAGGGATGGGGGAACTGGGAAGTAGACCTGAGTGAGCAAAAACATGGGTTTATGTTCATCAACATTTTTGACTCAGTGGTAGCCCGTACCCTAGGGGATGTGGGGCGGCCCGTCTGTCACCTCTACGCTGGTTTGTTTGCGGGCTTTTTCACTGGCCTCGTCCAAAAGAATCTGAGTTGCATTGAAATTCAGTGCTATGCCATGGGAGAAACCTACTGTAAGTTCCTCCTGGGTAAACAGGATCGGATTGATGCCGCATCCTTCTGGCAAAACGAAGGGGCCACCGCCCGGGATATTGAAAAACGGCTCCGCAGTGGGGATTTCATCAATGAAAAACGGAAGTAA
- a CDS encoding phycobilisome protein, with protein sequence MHPDLSNLFYKAEDHYLSNVDIKVFRHHAESLQQRLATYELLRDRELEIFQPVADRFQKNHPIENPVVLEQVIKQGITLLRYAAMAMLLNNPEFLQHRVLEWLTEKVNAHQTQALITDLHELLQARLKELLTDKELDLILPLLDQSQATLVGVQPLVSVQ encoded by the coding sequence ATGCACCCTGATTTAAGTAATCTTTTCTACAAAGCCGAAGATCATTACCTGAGCAATGTGGACATAAAAGTCTTTCGCCACCATGCGGAATCCCTGCAACAGCGACTCGCCACCTACGAACTCCTCCGCGATCGCGAGTTAGAAATTTTCCAGCCCGTGGCCGATCGCTTCCAAAAAAACCATCCCATTGAAAATCCAGTGGTTCTAGAGCAAGTAATCAAACAGGGGATTACCCTGCTCCGCTATGCCGCCATGGCCATGCTGCTCAACAATCCAGAATTTTTACAACATCGGGTTTTAGAATGGCTCACCGAAAAAGTCAATGCCCACCAGACCCAAGCCCTGATCACAGATTTACACGAATTGCTCCAGGCACGTCTGAAGGAACTACTCACGGATAAAGAACTGGACTTGATTCTGCCCCTCCTCGATCAGAGTCAGGCCACCTTGGTCGGTGTGCAACCCTTGGTGTCCGTCCAGTAG
- a CDS encoding V4R domain-containing protein, producing the protein MISVADLIKEPVLPGNYFAFDAYVQGDFETGLLENRQGSRLVALPDVLLESIYAGLDQEVGQATGIVLFNCGRWWGKNFYRRFVQEVSDYYQRPLAEMEMVEFLQCFKECWKTHGWGTVDLDINYYQQGFLVVNTWQSAFAAAAPQGTGQPQCYAEAGILESFFGQLTGRDLHCVQTACESLGAKSNTFVLGLRDRVEAAKAWQQEGQDHDTIMERLCNAQPPAK; encoded by the coding sequence ATGATTTCCGTTGCTGATCTCATTAAAGAGCCGGTCTTACCCGGTAACTACTTTGCCTTTGATGCCTATGTCCAGGGGGACTTTGAAACGGGTCTGCTGGAAAACCGCCAAGGCTCCCGTTTAGTTGCTCTCCCCGACGTACTACTGGAATCCATTTATGCGGGTTTGGATCAAGAAGTGGGGCAAGCCACCGGCATTGTCCTATTTAACTGTGGTCGCTGGTGGGGAAAAAACTTTTATCGTCGTTTTGTCCAGGAAGTGAGCGACTATTACCAACGGCCCCTGGCGGAAATGGAAATGGTTGAATTTTTGCAATGCTTCAAGGAATGCTGGAAGACCCACGGTTGGGGTACAGTGGATCTAGACATTAACTATTATCAGCAGGGCTTTTTGGTCGTCAACACCTGGCAGTCTGCCTTTGCCGCCGCCGCTCCCCAAGGTACGGGTCAACCCCAGTGCTATGCTGAAGCCGGGATTCTAGAGTCCTTCTTTGGCCAACTCACGGGTCGGGATTTACACTGTGTTCAAACGGCCTGTGAGTCCCTAGGGGCCAAGTCCAACACCTTTGTCCTTGGCTTGCGCGATCGCGTGGAAGCGGCAAAAGCTTGGCAACAGGAAGGTCAGGATCACGACACCATTATGGAACGGCTCTGTAATGCCCAACCCCCTGCCAAGTAA
- a CDS encoding 2Fe-2S iron-sulfur cluster-binding protein: MAKVVKLEPISREATINTNDNLLSALLDTELHVLKECGGRGLCATCHVYITEGMESLSPISKREQRTLEVITTCNANSRLACQARVMGTGVVVELPSGMYVNAVDDIESLIGRRAEQNILHPLDGRILVEEGKLITRSMITQLQDTQAQAGEYLANTTEA; encoded by the coding sequence GTGGCTAAAGTCGTCAAATTGGAACCCATTTCCCGGGAAGCAACCATTAATACCAATGACAACCTACTTTCAGCCCTCCTTGACACTGAACTCCATGTCTTAAAAGAGTGTGGTGGCCGGGGATTATGTGCCACCTGCCACGTCTATATCACCGAAGGGATGGAGAGCCTATCCCCCATCAGCAAACGGGAACAGCGCACCCTAGAGGTAATTACCACCTGTAATGCCAACTCCCGTCTTGCCTGCCAGGCGCGGGTCATGGGGACTGGAGTGGTGGTTGAACTACCGTCGGGGATGTATGTCAATGCCGTGGATGACATTGAGTCCCTGATTGGCCGGCGGGCAGAGCAAAATATTCTCCATCCCCTAGACGGTCGTATTTTAGTGGAAGAGGGGAAACTGATCACCCGCAGTATGATTACCCAGCTTCAGGATACCCAGGCTCAGGCAGGGGAATACTTGGCCAATACCACTGAGGCCTAG
- a CDS encoding serine/threonine-protein kinase produces MPVYRYTSRYRLIDLAGQGQYGHVYVAVNRQTSQIVAFKVLNPQLLPTRGFLRELNFLLTLHHPHVVSCDSIDYLSDRRTGKSKERHRCLVMDYCVGGNLRALLEQEGVLPLRLALQFTLDILSALDYAHQRGIIHCDLKPENILLQPTAQGWQAQVSDFGVARLIEDKDSSGHTGSPAYMAPERFYGQAIPVSDLYAVGILLYEMVIGSRPFSGTPAELMSAHISKPFKMPSALPILLKSLLNKALDKLPQRRFQSAAAMAKPVELLLDIIQADPQYVDQNHLLLYEPQWHWPESWFPVGDITLSAAVTLLTQNREWVYGALGDRLWAWRSNRDDSISSREWQLPGEIIHLCAGTMGCWLTINTSPVQLCWLDEGLIPLPNVLRPPQNTHVAIDLSGYWCIQAHQENDTVALNLQSLGGNYATHLNLDLAPGEILTTAIALNQRYGLVVTRHPPPLATGLYLFNRKGQKILDTRLPFGLCGLTPAIANPWTLFAWEDRATPILLILYLRPWRIQRIALNFRPEHICPTPWGCIVANDHRITLLTTNGEIIGGLNAIDPILGIAFSGDRQLWLMTQGNPDIHLQWLDITDLNLDFIF; encoded by the coding sequence TTGCCGGTCTATCGTTACACCTCTCGTTATCGCCTGATCGATCTGGCGGGGCAGGGCCAGTACGGCCATGTCTACGTTGCCGTGAATCGACAGACCAGTCAGATTGTTGCCTTTAAGGTTCTCAATCCCCAGTTGTTACCCACTCGCGGCTTTTTACGGGAGTTAAATTTTCTGCTCACCCTCCACCATCCCCATGTGGTGAGCTGTGATTCCATTGACTACCTCAGCGATCGCCGCACCGGAAAATCTAAAGAACGTCACCGCTGTTTGGTGATGGATTACTGTGTGGGTGGAAATCTGCGGGCCCTACTGGAGCAGGAGGGGGTATTGCCCCTACGCCTCGCGCTCCAATTCACCCTGGATATTTTGTCTGCCCTAGACTACGCCCACCAGCGTGGCATTATCCACTGTGATCTCAAGCCAGAAAATATTTTATTGCAGCCTACAGCCCAGGGGTGGCAAGCCCAGGTGTCTGATTTTGGCGTTGCTCGTCTCATTGAAGATAAGGACAGTTCTGGACACACCGGCTCTCCCGCCTACATGGCCCCGGAACGATTTTATGGCCAGGCGATTCCCGTCTCGGATCTCTATGCCGTAGGGATTTTACTCTATGAAATGGTGATTGGCAGCCGTCCCTTTTCCGGTACACCGGCAGAGTTGATGTCGGCCCATATTAGTAAGCCCTTTAAGATGCCCAGTGCCCTGCCCATCCTGCTCAAATCGCTCTTGAACAAGGCCCTTGATAAGTTACCCCAACGTCGCTTCCAGAGTGCGGCAGCCATGGCAAAGCCAGTGGAACTCCTTTTGGATATTATCCAGGCGGATCCGCAATACGTTGATCAAAACCATCTTCTCCTGTATGAACCCCAATGGCATTGGCCCGAAAGCTGGTTTCCCGTAGGAGACATCACCTTATCGGCAGCGGTGACACTGTTAACCCAGAACAGGGAATGGGTGTATGGGGCCCTGGGCGATCGCCTATGGGCCTGGCGGAGTAATCGGGATGATTCTATTTCCAGCCGCGAATGGCAATTACCGGGGGAGATCATTCACCTCTGTGCTGGGACCATGGGCTGTTGGCTCACGATTAATACCAGTCCTGTTCAACTCTGTTGGCTAGACGAGGGCTTAATTCCCCTCCCCAATGTCCTGCGTCCCCCCCAGAACACCCATGTGGCCATTGATCTTAGTGGTTACTGGTGTATTCAGGCCCACCAGGAAAACGATACCGTGGCTCTCAATCTCCAGTCCCTTGGGGGAAACTATGCCACCCACCTCAACCTTGACCTTGCCCCTGGGGAAATTCTGACAACGGCGATTGCTCTGAATCAACGCTATGGGTTGGTCGTCACCCGCCATCCACCCCCCCTTGCCACCGGATTATATTTATTTAACCGCAAGGGGCAAAAGATTCTTGATACCCGTTTGCCCTTTGGCCTGTGCGGCTTGACCCCTGCTATTGCCAACCCCTGGACACTCTTTGCCTGGGAAGATCGGGCAACGCCCATTTTATTAATTCTCTATTTGCGGCCCTGGCGTATTCAGCGGATCGCCCTTAACTTTAGACCGGAGCATATTTGTCCAACCCCTTGGGGCTGCATTGTTGCCAACGACCATCGCATCACCTTACTTACGACCAATGGGGAAATTATCGGTGGGCTAAATGCCATTGATCCCATCCTGGGAATTGCCTTCAGCGGCGATCGCCAGTTGTGGCTAATGACCCAGGGAAACCCAGATATTCATCTCCAATGGCTAGATATTACTGACCTGAATCTAGATTTTATTTTCTAG
- a CDS encoding putative colanic acid biosynthesis acetyltransferase yields the protein MTLEPPFNFLQSMDSQECRPVDMLHSPVSPSLESGVHLDQYSLGDYGPGAPLWQQLLWYYIGSPVIKSSLLPFSGLKVQILRWFGAKLGQGVRIKPGLQVKFPWRLTVGDHCWLGEQVWIDNIAAVTIGDHVCISQNAYLCTGNHDWSDPHFSLRLGPIVLESESWVAARAIVGPGVTVGQGAILSLGSVALRSLEAMTIYVGNPATPVKKRVIQASEAGEGKQHNQPRRKNEQNGNGQ from the coding sequence ATGACACTGGAACCCCCTTTTAATTTTTTGCAATCGATGGATTCTCAGGAATGTCGGCCGGTTGATATGCTCCATTCCCCAGTTTCCCCCAGCCTAGAATCGGGTGTTCATTTAGACCAATACAGCCTAGGCGACTATGGGCCTGGGGCACCCCTGTGGCAACAATTGCTCTGGTATTACATCGGCTCTCCCGTGATTAAAAGTTCTCTCCTTCCTTTTTCAGGGCTGAAGGTACAGATTCTTCGCTGGTTTGGGGCAAAACTAGGGCAAGGGGTACGGATTAAGCCCGGCCTACAGGTGAAATTTCCCTGGCGGTTGACGGTGGGAGATCATTGCTGGTTAGGGGAACAGGTTTGGATTGATAATATTGCCGCTGTAACCATTGGTGATCACGTCTGTATTTCCCAGAATGCCTACCTTTGCACCGGCAATCATGATTGGTCGGATCCCCATTTTTCGTTGCGATTGGGGCCCATTGTCCTGGAATCGGAAAGTTGGGTAGCAGCCCGGGCGATCGTCGGCCCGGGGGTAACGGTTGGCCAGGGGGCTATTTTAAGTTTAGGTAGTGTGGCTCTGCGCTCCCTAGAGGCAATGACGATTTATGTGGGAAATCCAGCAACGCCAGTCAAGAAGCGGGTGATTCAGGCCAGTGAAGCGGGGGAAGGCAAACAACATAACCAGCCACGTCGCAAAAATGAACAAAATGGTAACGGTCAATAA